The following are encoded together in the Pseudomonas sp. IB20 genome:
- a CDS encoding LuxR C-terminal-related transcriptional regulator translates to MTDLSRIQGPASAVIPTLEARFYRPPLPDGYVLRPRLCERLSAGLAGRLLLVSAPAGFGKSSLAVEFCQSLPAHWQSLWLGLSPRDNDPGRFLERLLDGLQQYFPQLGAQSLGLLKMRQRHQPFAFEEWLDGLLDELTLHLSTRAPLLLVLDDYHLAQGPVLDRCLQFFLNHLPDGLVVMVTSRQRPDWHLARLRLSRHLLELHEQDLRLTHDESLAVLDRHSSSLRGEALDNLIRRSEGWVAGLRFWLLAIAEAGNESALPQSLHGGEGLIRDYLLEEVIDCLPVEVQAFLYDTAPQDRFCSELCDAVREAHDSAEILRYLQAHQVFLVPLDEQGHWYRYHHLFSDLLRTRRASNATLPIASLHLRACRWFNAQGLIDEAVEQALRAGHLDVAANLVQNLSEEQLLAEQNVGMLLRWKMDLPDSLLISTPRLIVLYSWALGLACQLDAAEELSGYLSRFLPAPSATAQKSMLAQWLALSGIIARGRGDRELTQRYCSEALESLPHKRYGQRLMCLSTLSNLAIVDADLWRARGLNRESLELAQRVGNPLFEALAHYDRARVLQARGEILRSLDEVRQGLQRLHGLAPQRLYAVRARLSLYEGYLLLVRYQPEAGLARLRAGLSEARACRDISVLIGHCVIASFEGRRGDFPKAFAELAEAERLMHIWDVPPIYYLAMITLIKCELWLAQGRTDLADAWLTRLGQTYNGEHAAAAPEFHPHLPQHIGLQQAALDAIRHQPAAALQRLEELAQQAHNSGRQMIALMALTQQAHLLLECGQEAKARPIVAQALEAGAGGALQPFQRLLEGYPDWMREQLRKDPHGLLSQSLLALLPVVAAVETSPTHETLSTRELAVLQLIAQGCSNQEISNQLFISLHTVKTHASHINSKLGVERRTQAVARAKSMGLLV, encoded by the coding sequence ATGACTGATCTGTCCCGAATCCAAGGGCCTGCAAGCGCGGTAATTCCGACCCTGGAAGCGCGCTTCTACAGGCCACCTTTGCCTGACGGCTATGTGCTGCGCCCGCGCCTGTGCGAACGGCTGAGTGCGGGGCTTGCGGGGCGATTGTTATTGGTCAGTGCCCCGGCCGGGTTCGGCAAGAGTTCGTTGGCGGTGGAGTTCTGCCAGAGCTTGCCGGCGCATTGGCAAAGCCTGTGGCTGGGTCTGAGCCCACGGGACAACGACCCGGGCCGTTTCCTCGAACGCTTGCTCGACGGCTTGCAACAGTACTTCCCGCAACTCGGTGCCCAATCCTTGGGCCTGCTGAAAATGCGCCAGCGTCACCAACCCTTTGCCTTTGAAGAATGGCTCGACGGCCTGCTCGATGAGCTGACGTTGCACCTGTCCACGCGCGCGCCATTATTGCTGGTGCTGGATGACTACCATCTGGCCCAGGGCCCGGTGCTGGATCGCTGCCTGCAGTTTTTCCTCAATCACTTGCCCGATGGGCTGGTGGTCATGGTCACCAGCCGCCAGCGCCCCGACTGGCACCTGGCACGGCTGCGGCTGTCGCGGCACCTGCTGGAGCTGCACGAACAAGACCTGCGCCTGACCCATGACGAATCGCTGGCCGTGCTGGATCGGCACAGCAGCTCGTTGCGCGGCGAGGCGCTGGACAACTTGATCCGGCGCAGTGAAGGTTGGGTGGCCGGCCTGCGTTTCTGGTTGTTGGCCATCGCCGAAGCCGGCAATGAAAGCGCGCTGCCGCAAAGCCTGCACGGTGGCGAAGGGCTGATTCGTGATTACCTGCTCGAAGAAGTCATCGACTGCCTACCGGTTGAGGTTCAAGCCTTCCTGTACGACACCGCGCCTCAGGATCGTTTTTGCAGCGAATTGTGCGACGCCGTGCGCGAAGCCCACGACAGCGCTGAGATCCTGCGCTACTTGCAGGCCCACCAAGTGTTTCTGGTGCCGCTGGACGAACAAGGCCACTGGTACCGTTATCACCACCTGTTTTCCGATTTGCTGCGCACCCGCCGAGCGAGCAATGCCACCTTGCCGATTGCCAGCCTGCACCTGCGGGCTTGCCGCTGGTTCAACGCCCAGGGCTTGATCGACGAAGCGGTGGAGCAGGCGTTGCGCGCCGGTCACCTCGATGTGGCCGCCAACTTGGTGCAGAACCTGTCGGAGGAGCAACTGCTCGCCGAGCAGAATGTCGGCATGCTGCTGCGCTGGAAGATGGACTTGCCCGACAGCCTGCTGATCAGCACGCCGCGCTTGATCGTGCTGTACAGCTGGGCCTTGGGGCTGGCCTGCCAGTTGGATGCGGCCGAAGAGTTGTCCGGCTACCTCAGCCGCTTCCTGCCGGCGCCGTCGGCCACCGCGCAAAAGTCGATGCTGGCCCAATGGCTGGCGCTGAGCGGGATCATCGCCCGTGGGCGTGGCGACCGCGAGCTGACCCAGCGTTATTGCAGCGAGGCCTTGGAAAGCCTGCCGCACAAACGCTACGGCCAGCGCCTGATGTGCCTGTCGACCCTGTCCAACCTGGCCATCGTCGATGCCGACCTGTGGCGCGCCCGTGGTTTGAATCGCGAATCCTTGGAGCTGGCGCAACGCGTCGGCAACCCGTTATTTGAAGCCCTGGCCCATTACGACCGCGCGCGAGTGTTGCAGGCGCGCGGCGAAATCCTACGTTCCCTGGACGAAGTGCGCCAAGGCCTGCAACGCCTGCACGGCCTTGCGCCTCAGCGGCTCTACGCCGTGCGCGCGCGGTTGTCGCTCTACGAAGGCTACTTGCTGCTGGTGCGCTATCAGCCCGAAGCCGGCCTGGCGCGTTTGCGTGCCGGTTTGAGCGAGGCCCGCGCCTGTCGGGATATCAGCGTGTTGATCGGGCACTGCGTGATCGCCAGCTTTGAAGGGCGGCGCGGTGATTTCCCCAAAGCCTTCGCCGAACTCGCCGAAGCCGAGCGCTTGATGCATATCTGGGACGTGCCGCCGATCTACTACCTGGCGATGATCACGCTGATCAAATGCGAATTGTGGCTGGCCCAAGGCCGTACCGACCTTGCCGACGCCTGGCTGACCCGCCTGGGGCAGACCTACAACGGCGAGCACGCCGCTGCCGCGCCTGAGTTTCATCCACATTTGCCGCAACACATCGGGCTGCAACAGGCGGCGTTGGATGCGATTCGTCATCAACCGGCGGCGGCCCTGCAACGCCTCGAAGAGCTGGCGCAGCAGGCGCACAACAGCGGGCGCCAGATGATTGCCTTGATGGCCCTGACCCAACAGGCGCATTTACTGCTGGAGTGTGGGCAGGAAGCCAAGGCGCGGCCGATCGTGGCCCAGGCGCTTGAGGCGGGCGCCGGTGGCGCGCTGCAACCGTTCCAGCGCCTGCTGGAAGGCTACCCGGACTGGATGCGCGAACAACTGCGCAAAGACCCGCACGGTTTGTTGAGCCAGAGCCTGTTGGCGCTGCTGCCGGTGGTGGCTGCTGTCGAGACCTCGCCCACTCACGAAACCCTCAGCACCCGCGAGTTGGCGGTGCTGCAACTGATCGCCCAAGGCTGCTCAAACCAGGAGATCAGCAATCAGTTGTTCATCTCCCTGCACACGGTGAAAACCCACGCCAGCCACATCAACAGCAAGCTGGGCGTGGAGCGCCGCACCCAGGCGGTGGCGCGGGCCAAGTCGATGGGCTTGCTGGTCTGA
- a CDS encoding PqiC family protein — MTFPLKITWVTALLLLAACSSEPIAFHTLTPAHWNNSTRAEAAGIRIESISVPPQVDRPQIVIRQGDSGVAILETQWWAASLADELKSALVDQLANSNARQALSLRVEVQRFDSVPGQYALFDVRWRLRPTGGGDRPALSCRTTLQSPAGPSIDDVVVAHQNNVKRFAALISQTVDKSLQA; from the coding sequence ATGACGTTTCCGTTGAAAATCACCTGGGTCACCGCCTTGCTGTTACTGGCGGCCTGCAGCAGTGAGCCGATTGCGTTCCACACCCTGACCCCGGCGCACTGGAACAACAGCACGCGCGCCGAAGCCGCGGGTATCCGTATCGAAAGCATCAGCGTGCCGCCGCAGGTCGACCGGCCGCAGATCGTGATTCGCCAAGGCGACAGCGGCGTGGCGATTCTTGAAACCCAATGGTGGGCCGCCAGCCTGGCGGATGAGCTCAAAAGTGCGCTGGTGGATCAACTGGCCAACAGCAACGCCCGGCAAGCCCTGTCGTTGCGCGTTGAAGTGCAGCGCTTCGACTCGGTGCCCGGGCAGTACGCGTTGTTCGACGTGAGGTGGCGGCTAAGGCCGACCGGCGGCGGTGATCGCCCTGCCCTGAGCTGCCGCACCACCTTGCAGTCACCCGCAGGCCCGAGCATCGACGACGTGGTGGTTGCGCACCAGAACAACGTCAAACGCTTCGCTGCGCTGATCAGCCAAACGGTCGACAAGTCCCTGCAAGCGTAG
- a CDS encoding PqiB family protein, with the protein MTPHNTDTHTSTSAGTPAIKTRRFSVSLVWIVPIVAVLVGISLVVHNVLQQGPTITLNFKTGSGLVANKTEVKYRNVVIGQVSDVALSDDQKSVNATIKLAKQAESFTREDSKFWVVRPRIGAGGVSGIDTLLSGDYIGADIGQSDTRAKQFKGLENPPPITYGEPGKRFTLHTQGLGSLDIGSPVYYRKIPVGQVVAYELDAEGKGVNIEVFVHAPNDVYVTENTRFWNASGIDLSVGANGFALKTESLSSMLAGGIAFQAPPYSPNDKPADEDHAYELFDDQQSALAPPNGKGQYMVLRFDQALRGLKVGAPVEFLGVEFGKVVSINLDYDAKKRSFPINVGIVIYPQLLGEANTKLLQATNHDPNDEAGGVRLIGTFIENGLRAQARSGSLLTGQLYIALDFFPKAEKVAFDPSLRPINIPTIPGNLEQLQEKLEGIVNKINQLPIERIAGNLDSNLVELRKGLTQFNAKTLPSVQNTLSDVSKTLQSANSTLAEDSPQREQLTQTLDELGRMSRSLRELSDYLGRHPESLIRGRPDNAAPTGLQGPPRK; encoded by the coding sequence ATGACGCCACACAACACTGACACGCATACAAGCACATCTGCTGGCACGCCCGCGATCAAGACGCGGCGCTTCAGCGTTTCGCTGGTGTGGATCGTGCCGATTGTCGCGGTGCTGGTGGGCATCTCGCTGGTGGTTCACAACGTCCTGCAACAAGGCCCGACCATCACCCTCAACTTCAAGACCGGCAGCGGCCTGGTCGCCAACAAAACCGAGGTCAAATACCGCAACGTGGTGATCGGCCAGGTGTCCGACGTTGCCTTGAGCGATGACCAGAAAAGCGTCAACGCCACCATCAAGCTGGCCAAGCAGGCGGAAAGCTTCACCCGCGAAGACTCGAAGTTCTGGGTGGTGCGCCCGCGCATCGGCGCCGGTGGCGTGTCCGGCATCGATACCTTGCTGTCCGGCGACTACATCGGTGCCGACATCGGCCAGTCCGATACCCGCGCCAAACAGTTCAAGGGCCTGGAAAACCCGCCCCCCATCACCTACGGCGAGCCGGGCAAACGCTTCACCCTGCACACCCAAGGCCTGGGGTCGCTGGATATCGGCTCGCCGGTGTATTACCGCAAAATCCCCGTGGGCCAGGTCGTGGCCTATGAGCTGGATGCCGAAGGCAAAGGGGTGAATATCGAGGTGTTCGTGCATGCGCCCAACGATGTGTATGTCACCGAAAACACGCGGTTCTGGAATGCCAGCGGCATTGACCTGAGCGTCGGCGCCAATGGTTTCGCGCTGAAAACCGAATCCTTGTCGTCGATGCTGGCCGGCGGCATCGCGTTCCAAGCGCCGCCCTACAGCCCCAATGACAAACCCGCCGACGAAGACCATGCCTATGAGCTATTCGACGACCAGCAAAGCGCCCTCGCCCCTCCCAACGGCAAAGGGCAATACATGGTCTTGCGCTTTGATCAGGCACTGCGTGGCCTTAAAGTCGGCGCGCCGGTTGAGTTCCTCGGCGTTGAATTTGGCAAAGTGGTGTCGATCAACCTGGATTACGACGCTAAGAAACGCAGCTTTCCGATCAACGTCGGCATCGTGATTTATCCACAATTGCTCGGGGAGGCCAATACCAAGCTGCTCCAGGCCACCAACCATGACCCCAACGATGAGGCCGGCGGCGTGCGCTTGATCGGCACGTTCATCGAAAATGGCCTGCGCGCCCAGGCTCGCAGCGGCAGCCTGCTGACCGGTCAGTTGTACATCGCCCTGGATTTCTTCCCGAAAGCCGAGAAAGTCGCGTTTGACCCGAGCCTGCGCCCGATCAACATCCCGACAATCCCTGGCAACCTGGAGCAACTGCAGGAAAAACTCGAAGGCATCGTCAACAAGATCAACCAACTGCCCATCGAGCGCATTGCCGGTAACCTCGACAGTAACCTGGTCGAGCTGCGCAAGGGCCTGACCCAGTTCAATGCCAAGACCCTGCCGAGTGTGCAGAACACGCTGTCTGACGTGAGCAAAACCTTGCAATCAGCCAACTCAACCCTGGCCGAAGACTCGCCGCAACGTGAACAACTGACCCAAACCCTGGATGAACTGGGCCGCATGTCGCGCTCCTTGCGCGAGCTGTCGGATTACCTCGGCCGGCACCCCGAATCGCTGATTCGCGGGCGCCCCGACAACGCCGCGCCGACCGGCCTGCAAGGCCCACCCCGCAAATGA
- a CDS encoding DUF1329 domain-containing protein: MKITKSLLHVGVLGLSILAGSVMAAVSADEAAKLGTSLTPMGAEMAGNAAGTIPKWSPLPTNAGAVDARGFLANPYASEQPQFTITAQNVEQYKDKLAPGQYAMFKRYPDTFKMPVYPTHRGATVPADVFAAIKKNATNTNLVSGGNGLENFETAIPFPIPKSGVEVIWNHITRYRGGSVTRLVTQATPQTNGSYSLVYFRDQFVFRDKMKDYDPKNPGNVLFYFKQQVTAPARLAGGVLLVHETLDQVKEPRSAWVYNAGQRRVRRAPQVSYDGPGTAADGLRTSDNLDMYNGAPDRYDWKLEGKKEIYIASNSYKIDDPKLKYADIIKAGHINQDLARYELRRVWHVVATLKEGQRHIYAKRDFFIDEDTWQAAVIDHYDGRGQLWRVAEAHAENYYDKQVPWYAIETLYDLQSGRYLALGMKNEEKQAYDFGFTASTSDFTPAALRQDGVR, encoded by the coding sequence ATGAAAATAACTAAAAGTCTGTTGCACGTGGGTGTGCTTGGGCTGTCGATCCTGGCGGGTAGCGTCATGGCGGCAGTCTCGGCGGATGAAGCCGCCAAGCTGGGCACGAGCCTGACCCCGATGGGCGCTGAAATGGCCGGTAACGCAGCCGGCACCATCCCGAAATGGTCGCCACTGCCCACCAATGCCGGTGCCGTGGATGCCCGGGGTTTCCTGGCCAACCCGTATGCCAGCGAACAACCGCAGTTCACCATCACCGCGCAGAACGTCGAGCAGTACAAAGACAAGCTGGCGCCGGGGCAGTACGCGATGTTCAAGCGTTACCCGGACACCTTCAAGATGCCGGTCTACCCGACCCATCGCGGCGCCACGGTGCCGGCTGATGTGTTCGCCGCCATCAAGAAGAACGCCACCAACACCAACCTGGTGTCCGGCGGTAACGGCCTGGAAAACTTCGAAACCGCGATTCCGTTCCCGATCCCGAAAAGCGGCGTGGAAGTCATCTGGAACCACATCACCCGCTATCGCGGCGGCAGCGTGACCCGTCTGGTCACCCAAGCCACCCCGCAAACCAACGGCTCGTACAGCCTGGTGTACTTCCGCGACCAGTTCGTGTTCCGCGACAAAATGAAGGACTACGACCCGAAAAACCCGGGCAACGTGCTGTTCTACTTCAAGCAGCAAGTGACCGCGCCGGCACGTCTGGCCGGTGGTGTGCTGTTGGTGCACGAAACCCTGGACCAGGTGAAAGAGCCGCGTTCGGCGTGGGTCTACAACGCCGGCCAGCGCCGTGTGCGTCGGGCGCCGCAAGTGTCCTATGACGGGCCGGGTACTGCGGCCGACGGCCTGCGTACGTCCGACAACCTCGACATGTACAACGGTGCACCGGACCGCTACGACTGGAAGCTGGAAGGCAAGAAAGAAATCTACATCGCCTCCAACAGTTACAAGATCGACGATCCAAAGCTCAAGTACGCCGACATCATCAAGGCCGGCCACATCAACCAGGACTTGGCTCGCTACGAGCTGCGCCGCGTCTGGCACGTGGTCGCCACCCTGAAGGAAGGCCAGCGCCACATCTACGCCAAGCGTGACTTCTTCATCGACGAAGACACCTGGCAAGCGGCGGTGATCGACCACTACGACGGCCGTGGCCAATTGTGGCGCGTTGCTGAAGCGCATGCCGAGAACTACTACGACAAGCAAGTGCCGTGGTACGCCATCGAAACCCTCTACGACCTGCAGTCCGGCCGCTACCTGGCCCTGGGCATGAAGAACGAAGAGAAACAGGCGTATGACTTCGGCTTCACCGCCAGCACCAGCGACTTCACCCCAGCGGCCTTGCGCCAGGATGGTGTTCGCTAA
- a CDS encoding DUF1302 domain-containing protein, with translation MTSVNQFWRRARLPLAVSLASTLAGPAFGVSFNIGEIEGSFDSSLSVGASWSTAGRNKDLIGANNGGKGLSQTSDDGRLNFDKGDAFSKIFKGIHDLELKYGDTGIFVRGKYWYDFALQNEDLDFKNVSNDNRKEGAKSSGGQILDAFVYHNYTIADQPGNVRLGKQVVSWGESTFIGGGINSINPIDVSAFRRPGAEIKEGLIPVNMFYVSQTLTDNLSAEAFYQLEWDQTVVDNCGTFFSQPDVIADGCSNNLRVLNKRSTIPGAALPTLNALGVDVNNEGVLVRRGGDRDARDSGQFGVAMHYNFEPLDTEFGAYFMNYHSRAPIFSATGAPNSAYTRPLGPLAALRPLIVAGSSQYFVEYPEDIRLYGLSFSTTLPTGTAWSGELSYRPNAPVQLSTTDILYAGVTPIPGFGNASVLKGRPGQDLHGYNRKEVTQFQTTFTHFFDQVMGATRLTTVGEIGVTHVGGLESRDKARYGRDPVFGPGSLPGGFCNGLNNSTGQGAGLPNASGLNTNCNNDGYTTATSWGYRARAIWEYPDTFAGVNLKPSVAWSHDVKGYSPGPGGNFEEGRKAVSLGVDAEYQNTYTVGLNYTNFFGGKFSTVDDRDFIALSAGMNF, from the coding sequence ATGACCTCAGTAAACCAGTTCTGGCGCCGGGCAAGACTGCCCCTGGCCGTCAGTCTCGCTTCTACGCTCGCCGGGCCCGCATTCGGCGTCAGTTTCAACATCGGTGAAATCGAAGGTAGCTTTGACTCATCCCTGTCGGTGGGGGCGAGTTGGTCGACTGCCGGTCGCAATAAAGACCTGATCGGTGCCAACAACGGTGGCAAGGGGCTTTCGCAAACCTCCGACGACGGCCGCCTGAACTTCGACAAGGGTGATGCCTTTTCGAAGATCTTCAAGGGTATCCATGACCTTGAGTTGAAATACGGCGATACCGGCATCTTTGTGCGTGGCAAGTACTGGTATGACTTTGCGCTGCAGAACGAAGACCTCGACTTCAAAAACGTCAGCAACGACAACCGTAAAGAGGGCGCCAAGTCCTCTGGCGGGCAGATTCTCGATGCTTTCGTCTACCACAACTACACCATCGCCGATCAGCCGGGTAACGTGCGTCTTGGCAAGCAGGTAGTGAGCTGGGGCGAAAGTACCTTTATTGGCGGCGGTATCAACTCGATCAACCCGATCGACGTGTCTGCGTTCCGTCGCCCGGGCGCCGAGATCAAGGAAGGCTTGATTCCGGTCAATATGTTCTACGTGTCCCAGACCCTGACCGACAACCTCTCCGCAGAGGCGTTCTACCAGTTGGAGTGGGACCAGACCGTGGTGGATAACTGCGGTACGTTCTTCTCCCAGCCGGACGTGATTGCCGACGGTTGCAGTAACAACCTGCGGGTCTTGAACAAACGTTCCACCATTCCTGGCGCGGCCTTGCCAACCCTTAACGCGCTCGGCGTCGATGTGAACAACGAAGGCGTGCTGGTACGTCGCGGCGGTGACCGTGATGCACGCGACAGCGGCCAGTTCGGCGTGGCCATGCACTACAACTTCGAGCCGCTGGACACTGAGTTCGGCGCGTACTTCATGAACTACCACAGCCGTGCGCCGATCTTCAGCGCGACAGGTGCGCCAAACTCGGCCTACACCCGTCCGCTGGGACCACTGGCGGCATTGCGTCCGTTGATTGTGGCGGGCAGCTCCCAGTACTTCGTCGAGTACCCGGAAGATATCCGCTTGTATGGCTTGAGCTTCTCCACCACGTTGCCGACCGGCACCGCCTGGAGTGGTGAATTGAGCTACCGGCCAAACGCGCCGGTACAGCTGAGCACCACCGATATTCTGTATGCGGGCGTCACGCCGATTCCGGGCTTTGGCAATGCTTCGGTGCTCAAGGGCAGGCCGGGGCAGGACCTGCACGGCTACAACCGTAAGGAAGTCACCCAGTTCCAGACCACCTTCACGCACTTCTTCGACCAGGTTATGGGCGCCACCCGCCTGACCACCGTGGGTGAAATCGGCGTGACTCATGTAGGCGGCTTGGAGAGCAGAGACAAGGCGCGCTACGGGCGTGATCCGGTCTTCGGTCCCGGCAGCCTGCCTGGCGGCTTCTGTAACGGGCTGAACAATTCGACCGGTCAAGGTGCAGGCCTGCCCAATGCGTCCGGCCTGAACACCAACTGCAACAACGATGGCTATACCACGGCTACGTCCTGGGGTTACCGCGCCCGGGCGATCTGGGAATACCCGGACACGTTTGCCGGTGTAAACCTCAAGCCTAGCGTGGCCTGGTCCCACGACGTCAAAGGTTACTCGCCGGGCCCTGGCGGCAACTTCGAAGAAGGCCGCAAGGCTGTCAGCCTGGGTGTCGATGCCGAGTATCAAAACACCTATACCGTTGGCCTGAACTACACCAACTTCTTTGGTGGCAAGTTCAGCACCGTGGACGATCGTGACTTTATCGCCTTGAGCGCAGGCATGAACTTCTAA
- a CDS encoding fatty acid--CoA ligase, producing the protein MLQTRVIPPAEGAYQYPLLIKRLLMSGARYEKTREIIYRDKLRYTYPTLIERVARLANVLTEAGVKAGDTVAVMDWDSHRYLECMFAIPMIGAVIHTINVRLSPEQILYTMNHAEDRFVLVNSEFVGLYQAIAGQLTTVDKTLLLTDGDAKTAELPNLVGEYETLLAAASPKYDFQDFDEHSVATTFYTTGTTGNPKGVYFTHRQLVLHTMGVATIMGSVDSVRLLGTNDVYMPITPMFHVHAWGLPYVATMLGLKQVYPGRYDPEYLVELWRKEKVTFSHCVPTILQMVLNAKAAQDVDFGGWKIVIGGSALNRTLYEASKARGIQLTAAYGMSETGPLVSCAHLNEELMAGTEDERTTYRIKAGVPGPLVEAAIVDAEGHFLPADGESQGELVLRAPWLTEGYYNEPQKGAELWEGGWMHTGDVATLDAFGVIDIRDRIKDVIKTGGEWISSLALEDLVSRHPAVREVAVVGIADPQWGERPFALLVVRDGHVIGARELKEHLKPFVELGHLSKWAIPSQIAVVTEIPKTSVGKLDKKRIRIDIIEWQANNSTFLSTL; encoded by the coding sequence ATGTTGCAGACCCGTGTTATCCCACCCGCCGAAGGCGCTTACCAATACCCACTGTTGATCAAACGCCTGCTGATGTCCGGGGCGCGCTACGAGAAGACCCGGGAAATCATCTACCGCGACAAACTGCGTTACACCTACCCGACCCTGATCGAGCGCGTTGCGCGCTTGGCCAATGTGCTGACCGAAGCCGGGGTCAAGGCCGGCGACACTGTCGCCGTGATGGACTGGGACAGCCACCGTTACCTGGAGTGCATGTTCGCCATCCCGATGATCGGCGCGGTGATCCACACCATCAACGTGCGCCTCTCGCCGGAACAGATTCTCTACACCATGAACCACGCCGAGGACCGCTTTGTGTTGGTCAACAGTGAGTTCGTGGGGCTCTACCAGGCCATTGCCGGGCAACTCACCACCGTCGACAAGACTTTGCTGCTCACCGACGGCGACGCCAAGACCGCCGAGCTGCCCAACTTGGTCGGCGAGTACGAAACCCTGCTGGCGGCCGCCAGCCCCAAGTACGACTTCCAGGACTTCGACGAACATTCCGTCGCCACCACCTTCTACACCACCGGCACCACCGGTAACCCCAAGGGCGTGTACTTCACCCACCGCCAGCTGGTGCTGCACACCATGGGCGTGGCGACCATCATGGGCAGCGTCGACAGCGTGCGCCTGCTAGGCACCAACGACGTATACATGCCGATCACGCCGATGTTCCACGTACACGCCTGGGGCCTGCCGTACGTGGCGACCATGCTCGGTTTGAAACAGGTCTACCCCGGCCGCTACGACCCGGAATACCTGGTGGAGTTGTGGCGCAAGGAAAAGGTCACCTTCTCCCACTGCGTGCCGACCATCCTGCAAATGGTGCTCAATGCCAAGGCTGCCCAAGACGTGGATTTTGGCGGCTGGAAAATCGTCATCGGCGGCAGCGCGCTGAATCGCACGTTGTACGAAGCGTCCAAGGCGCGCGGCATTCAACTGACCGCCGCGTACGGCATGTCCGAGACCGGGCCGCTGGTGTCCTGCGCCCACCTCAACGAAGAACTGATGGCCGGCACCGAAGACGAGCGCACCACCTACCGCATCAAGGCCGGCGTGCCTGGGCCGTTGGTAGAAGCGGCGATTGTCGACGCCGAGGGGCACTTCCTGCCCGCCGACGGCGAGTCCCAGGGGGAGCTGGTGCTGCGTGCACCGTGGCTGACCGAGGGCTATTACAACGAGCCGCAAAAGGGCGCCGAGCTGTGGGAAGGCGGCTGGATGCACACCGGCGACGTGGCCACCCTCGACGCGTTTGGCGTGATCGATATTCGTGACCGCATCAAGGACGTGATCAAGACGGGCGGCGAGTGGATCTCCTCCCTGGCCCTCGAGGACCTGGTCAGCCGTCACCCGGCGGTACGCGAAGTAGCGGTGGTGGGCATCGCCGACCCGCAGTGGGGCGAGCGCCCGTTTGCGCTGCTGGTGGTGCGTGATGGCCATGTGATAGGTGCTCGCGAGCTCAAGGAACACCTCAAGCCTTTTGTCGAGCTGGGCCATTTGAGCAAGTGGGCGATTCCGAGCCAGATCGCCGTTGTTACTGAAATTCCCAAGACCAGCGTAGGAAAACTCGACAAAAAACGTATCCGCATCGACATCATTGAATGGCAGGCCAACAACAGCACCTTCCTCTCGACCCTGTGA
- a CDS encoding LysE family translocator has translation MYAAEFLTVALIHLLAVASPGPDFAVVVRESVTHGRRAGTWTALGVGSAIFLHVGYSLLGIGLIVSQSIVLFNALKWAAAAYLLYIGFKALRAQPAKPVAEGELHREVGERTPRGAFTAGFVTNGLNPKATLFFLSLFTVVINPHTPLAIQAGYGLYLAVATALWFCMVAMLFSQQRVRAGFARMGHWFDRTMGAVLIAIGVKLAFTSMK, from the coding sequence ATGTACGCCGCCGAGTTTTTGACCGTAGCCTTGATTCACTTGTTGGCGGTGGCCAGCCCTGGCCCGGATTTCGCCGTGGTGGTGCGCGAGAGTGTTACCCATGGCCGCCGCGCCGGGACTTGGACGGCGCTCGGCGTCGGTTCGGCGATTTTCCTGCACGTGGGTTACTCGTTGCTGGGCATTGGCTTGATCGTGTCGCAGTCCATCGTGCTGTTCAATGCGCTGAAATGGGCGGCAGCGGCCTACCTGCTGTACATCGGCTTCAAGGCCTTGCGCGCGCAGCCGGCCAAGCCTGTTGCCGAGGGCGAGTTGCACCGTGAAGTGGGCGAACGCACCCCGCGCGGGGCATTTACCGCAGGGTTTGTGACCAATGGCTTGAACCCCAAGGCCACGCTGTTCTTCCTGTCGCTGTTTACCGTGGTGATCAACCCGCACACGCCGCTGGCGATCCAGGCCGGTTACGGCCTGTACCTGGCGGTGGCGACGGCATTGTGGTTTTGCATGGTGGCGATGTTGTTCAGCCAGCAGCGGGTGCGTGCTGGTTTTGCGCGGATGGGGCATTGGTTCGATCGGACGATGGGCGCGGTGCTGATTGCGATTGGCGTGAAGCTGGCCTTCACCAGCATGAAGTAA